The DNA window GTGTAGGCATCATTAAACATGACTTTCAGCAAAGGGAAAATTTCAGAATAGTAGTGATCAATTTTGCTGGGGCCACAGAAGGGCAAATGGATCATCATTGAAAACCGAGAAAAGGAATAGACAGCCCCAGCAGCCCTAGTAGCTGAGACTAGAAGATTGCATCTTTTGCTATTCATGATAAGCATGTAACGGAAAGGTTTGCAGATGCCACATAGGGATCAACTGCCATGACTGTAAGGATGAAGACCTCCATGATGCCAAAGAAGTGTGTGGAAAAACCTGAAACATGCCATTATAATTGGAGATGTTTTTTCTTCCCAGTAACAGGTCACTGATCAGTTGGGTGTCAGACAGAAGGTATAGCAGATGTCCATAGAGGACAAGGGGCTGAGGAAATAGTACACTGGTTTGTGAAAAAAAGGGCACTGTGTCGAATAGGGATAAGGATTACAAGGTTTCCCACCAGATGACAAGATAACGAAACAAGAAGagtataaagtaaaatatttgtatgttCTGGTCAGAGGGAAGGCCTATAAGAATGAATACtgatattttcttgatttcctatATGGTGAGTTTATTGTTGTTATGCACAAATAGTTTactatctgaaagaaaaaaaatgtatttggatGAAAACATTTGCAGTGAAATTACAATCATATAAAAACTATCAACAAATCATGGAAACTAATTCATCAATTGTTAATATTggttatatttcttctttggaattATTGCTAATTTATCTCccttacagttttcatttttactcaAGTGCTCTGTTATATTGATGAaatgaaatgtgtattttattcaGTGTTCtccagttttaaattttaatgattaaCATATTACTATTTCCTAATTGAGAAAATTCTATTACTATTAATCATAACATTTAGAGGAAAATAatcacttatttacttatttctgggTATGTGATATATggctattttaaatttgtattttttattcatagtgaagttttcattttaggTCATGTTTCTTTCTCAAACAGAAAGGGAAATACCTCCTTGTTTTCTCTGTGTGCACACGAGCAAGGAATACCAATAAACTTATGATGTATTTGCCTGACTTTTGAACTTCTTGAGTGCATGATTAATTTGCAAACTGGGTAAATTCCTTTGCCACAAGGGAAAGAAACAACCTTATCTACCTGAGAACTAATCTTATTGTGAAAGCCAAATGACTAGAATATATAACTGCATGAGGGATAAGGTTTTGATTTGGGTATACCATATCTTTAATATGTAAGACTTGTTaatctccatttttaacaaaaagacaacagtCTCATTCTCAGATTATCCACAGATAATGGtacctaaataaaatatattaattttgtctaATTAAAAATCTATTGTCACAGAGTTAAAAGTCATATCtgtcatataaaatatgtaacttCCATTTAAACAAATTTGTATAAAAGTGAGTTGATTTAAAGAGAATTATTAAATAAGGAGGATAGTTATTAGAAAGACttaaataatagaagagaatttgATCAAAATTAACTGAGTCAATTTCCCAAATCAGAGAACTAACAAATGGTAGCTCATAGAAACTGGGTCTGATTTTTATCCAGTCCAGCGCTGCCTCCTTTAGATGAAAGCAGAGGAGACAAGTAATCAGGGGGACAGCAGTGGTTGGAATTATTTGAATCTATATTTCATATTACTTACAGAACAAAAAATGATATTGCCAAATCACTGTGAAAATCTACCTTCACATTTATAAACACGAAGGTTTAGATAAGCACTTCtatgatttcaaattattttggagCATTTTTGCCTCCAATTTGACCATAATAGTTTTTACCATCCCAGCCAGTACAGTTGAGGAATTATTTactgttaattaattaaatattcttaagaaaattaaaggtTAACTACTAATTAGATGTTGCGACAGGTACTGACAATAATGTAATCAATCTCATGAGTAAACTGAAGAGGTGGAATTAtagtaaaggaagaaattgaccTTACATTGACTAATGGAAAACTTTCAAAACATTAAAGGCATATATAATGAATGTGTAAGCGTTTTTTTATAAAGGCGATATAGAAAGAATTAGAGAAGCTGAGTAGTGTAAAATAAAGCGGAGAACAAACTACATTGATTCAAACTCTGTCCATATAACAGTGAACATCCAACAAGACAGATCATCAGTCCGTAGATGTTTCCAACCTGCATACAATTGCCATTAGGTAGAAGAATAAATCCCTATGCCGGGCTAATTTTTAGggtgcatttttaatatttgggtTTACATAGAAGCTGCCATCAAGTCAAAAATTTCTTTCTGGATTAGTAGGAGATAAAAATCTATCATCCAGCATAAGTTTAGACAGTTGCCAAACTTTACTCCAAATAATcgttttaaacattttactttctgtAAAGTTTTAGTAAGAACTTTTAATAAAGAACAATGTGAACTGTTTTTACTTTCTCCAAAATCCTTCGGGAAAGACGTTTAATCTATCTAAACCTCTGAATCTACATATATAACACTCTGATATTGATATGttattagagaaaataatgagGGATACATGAGATAATGATGTGAAGTTCCTTAGAATGGTACCTGGTACATAACCACAAAACAGGTTTCCTTTCCATTCTATTAACTTACCTTGGTTGATTCTGGTAAACCTAATTTATTTAGGAGGATTATCATTTGACAGGTAGAAGTTTTCTATAGATTGGATGCTCAAAAGTCACTGGTAACTTGAACACTTCAAAACtttaatgctatttttatttcctgctccAATTCAGTTTGCAACATGTAATTATAAGTAAACATCACTAAAACATGCTACTCTTACTCAAATCTTTATACCACAGTTAAATTTATAGACTTAcagtaagaattaaaaagaacaaatgacaaACAGTATGTAATTAGcctaaaacaaaaactatcaaaGTGAGTCCCACTGAGTTGACATCAGGTTAGTTTTCGGCTCGTCAGGGAAATATCTGCTTTGCATATTTTCCACCTTTGGTGCTCCATGTGCTAACTCTTCTCTGGAATATAAATCTGAGATGGAATGAAAGACTATAAACCAGTGATTCAAAATAAAGCCAGATGAAATCTCTGAAGTTATCTTCAGGATTGCTTTTCTGGAAGAAATCCTATTGTTTTGCAAGGGGAATCAAGAGTTAGATATCTATCTTGAATTCACAGAAAAGCATGTATTCATTCCACAGGGATGTTGTCTGGTCTTTTGATTGTACGTACAATTTCTTTACCTGATATGACTCAAGagtaaacaagaaatatttttaaacagctgGTAAAGGCATGTGCATAAATGAATCCTAGGAGTCATCTCTTTTATGCCTATGCTTGGAGGAAATTTGCTTTGCAGGAGCCAAATATAAATTTGCCTACCTTTTTCCTTCACAACAGTGTTTTATAAGTTCATGTTGTTTTGCGTTATTGGTAGTTTACTCATATTTATTACTGAATAGgattccattatgtggatataccAGTTCATTCGTATATTCATTCCCCAGTTGGTgggcatttgaattgtttccagttgaTGGTCATAATTATAActgctactataaacattcaagTACAAGTTTTggtgtgggcatatgttttcatctctcttggccAGATAcctaagagtgaaattgctgggtcatgtagtAAGAGtatgttaactttttaagaaactgccaaaatattttcagaagtggTTATgctgcatttccaccagcagagtatgagagttccagtttctccacaacTTCGCCTCTTTCAATTTTGCcacagagttgttcataatattctctttcGACTACTAATATCTGCAAGATCTATAGAAATAGTATCCCATTCATTTCTGGTTCAATacttaaaactttctttttcttgtttgcttatCTTATGTTGGCTAGGACCTTCAGTACAATACTGAGTAGTATTTATTGGAACTGGTGACGATAAGCTTCACTTCTTGTTCCTGAATGCTAAGGAATAACTTCTAGTATGTCACCCTTCAACACAATGTTTGATGTAAAATTTTATAGGTAATATTTTTTGGATTCCATTTGCAGTTAAATTATAACAAATCATCTATTAAGATGGCAAAGTATGTTTCTCCTTTAAcagttttgagaattttaaagCTAGAAATTTCCCACTAGGCATTACATACTTTTTTGATATATactagttttattaattttatctttaaacatattctgatttctattatgatttctttcttggcttagtagttttataaaaaattgtttaaaaattaccatATTATGTATGAGTAACAGTTACCTTTCTGTgcttgatttctactttaattgaATTGTCATTAGATCATCTGTCTGTGTGGTGCAGATTCTTTGACACTTGTTGAGCATTAATATGTGgcaaaaaacaagacaaatttttTAGATAATCCACATGTACTCACCATCAATGCTACATATTATTTTGGATCATATCCTCTATGCCCTTCTATACCCATACAAATTTAGGATTTGTAAATGTTTCCATGTTGCAAATTCTaccaatattaaataattttaagaattgctAATGACTTGCCTACTTTTTCACATGtttgtttgtgtgcgtgtgtgtgtatttgtatgtgcACCACTGCTTCAAATGCTATCACGTTTGCCTGCTCTTTCTCAtgctttaagtttatttttttcatgcctCATAGTTTACATGCATCTTTTGTAAAAGCATCtgattgtattttaattattaatgatGATCTTTGTTTTCCCACTAGAGGATTTAGTCCATTGTGTTGATTGTGTTTAACTTATATATTTGAATTGACTTCTATGATTTTTTATTCTTGCTTTCTACTTTCCCCAATTTGTTtattccctccttcttttcttgctttttaaatggaTTGATCTCCTTTCATTCCTTCAATACATTTAATCTGTTTATCTGTCATCtatagatctatctatctatctcatccatctatccaccttTCTACCTGCTATCTTTTTCCTACTATTCTATCTATAAGAAATCATGTCTGCACATGAGCATTAACAAGTCTGAATTTGATCAACATTTACCCCGCTACTGAACACTATAAGGTTCTTGGAACATTCTTTTCTGATCATTCTTTTCGAATTTGCATGATGTTGTAAACcagaatttttgttcttttttctgtattttatctcaCAAATTAGACaagatttttacttttaacaCAATTTCTACATTTACATATAAAACTTCCATTTTCCTCATTCCCCATTTCTTCTGAAATGTCCTATCTTCATTCTTAGCCATCTTCTTGTGTTATGAAACATTCTATACAATTCTTTTAGTGAGAGCAGGTTTGTAGTAAACTCTctgctttttattgttgttttgttgtaCTGAAAACTCTTTGTTTTACTCTCGTTTTTCAAAAAACGTGAATGTCAGGggtgacattttttcttttagtattttaatgtggtaatttatttcttctgtcttctacTCTTACCAAagcaaattattattaattagtaGTCACGTATCTATGATTCTTTTTGAGAgcaactctttttctttcccgTGATTATTTTCTaaggtttattttcttcaattctggaaaattatacattattatttcttgAGGTATTCTTTCTCACTATTACCCAAATCCTGGAGTCTGATATTCATATGTCACtctcttttacttcatttataATCTCTTAATATATCTTTAATTGTTTCCATGTTCTTGTCTCTCTAATTCTGTGTTCTGCTAATTTGTTATTATATAATTTCCACTTGCTGTATCTTTCTTAAGATATAGCTATTCTGTTTTATCCATTGAATCtctaattaaaatattcttttttatttcttaagttatttattttttaacaccaTGGacaattttgagattcatcttcttaaatcatgcttttaaaattaatttttattctaatataaTAGATATATTCGTATTGTATTTTGTCTTCTAACTGCAATAAAGGTAATCATTGAATGACATACTCTGTAATAGTTGTTTCCAACATAATTTCCTCCTATGTCAGTAATTTTTGCTGTGTGATCATATACTTTTTcacaaaaatttaatattttctccatctttttcattttctattcaaGGATGCTTATTCCAATTATGAGAGAAATAGAAGCCTTTGGAAGACCTTATTTTCTATACTACctttgtgcatatatatgtgtacatgtgtttgtgtttgtgtggcAATCCAGCCTTAGCATCTACTTATAGTATACCTTCTTTATCTGGAACCACTGTCCTTCTTTGTAGCCCAccaaaatatacttttttcctttggagacataaataaagaattttctcagttttgcttaTTGTGTCAATCAACTTCACAAGTTCCACTGAATATCCTATTTTTACAATTTCCCAGTTCTGATTACTGATATCTTAACCTTTCTAACGTAATACAACGCTGTATTCCTGGgattttttctcagtttcattgTATATACTTTATcagagctttcttctttttatctattATTGACAAGTTGATTTGCATTAATCATTACATAACATGCCCATCATATGGATCGTAGAAGCACCAGAAGTTTTACATATTTCTAAACCATCTATTGAAGTCACACTagtgtttctttattgataattattttttacttaatatactTTATGTCAGGAATATGTTAGGGGAGAGTATAAACACAACTGTACGACCGCTATCTTAAAATTTTGTCTTAATTACAATATAAAGCATGTTAAGGAAATAATAGAACACATAATTCACCAAAAGATATGTTCCAAAATGTTCAAAACAGTGCTACTCATAATGGCCTTTAATGGGAAACCACAAAATGTTTAGCagcaagtgaatggataaattatttgTTACATATTAATGTAACCATGAGATACTGTAAATCACTGAAAACACTCAGAAAATGCATAAAGCATAAGGATTGAATCTCATAAACATAATAAAGAGAAGATAGACACTGAAGAGTACAATCTGTATCATTATTTTTCTACAAATATGACAATGTGTAAAACTAAGCAATTTAGAGATGAAGATATTAATTACCTTTGGGAGGTGTTAATTAGAAAGATAAATGAGGAGGACTTCAGGTATACTGTTAATTTCTAACTCAATATGGTTACTGATTGTAGAATATTGCTCAGTTTATGATAATTAATGAATTGTACATGCATGATTATGtgcaattttctgtatttttagttgagtaaaagtttaaaaattgaaagtaaggttttttcagcttttcagaattttaagatgtgaaaaatacatgatctgttttatattttttcaatacaATTACAAATAGGtgatacaatttttatatttataatatcctCTGGTTAATTCATATTATGTGAGCACAATTCTTAAtgataagtcagagggagaaaagtaTGAGTAAAAATAATGTTCAATTTGTTCATGAGGTTTCAGTGTAGAAGCATACATCTCCAGAGGTTATATGCTTCCTCTTTGTTCCCTTAGCTCGCCAAGCAGTAAGGCCAGGAAGATGGTGACGATGAATCTTATTTATAGTCATGGTTTCATGGAACCATGGCATGAAATGCAGAAAATCCTCTGAAAAGTTacttttcttccaagagtttatGATGACACAAAACTTTCCTCAAAGCATTCTTCATCTCCATGTTTCTCAGCATATAGATCAGAGGGTTTCACATGGAGGCAATGATGGTATAAAAAAGAGCCAATGCTTTATCTTTTGGGAAAGTTGTGGCTAGTCTAATGTGAATGAATAATGCTAGTGCAAAAAACAAGACTACAACTGCTACATGAGAACTGCAAGTAGAAAGAGCTTTGCTGCGAGTTTCCAAAGAATATGCCCTGATGTtgtacaatataaaaaaataaaacatcaagacAACAAAGCTCACCAAAGCAATTAGACCAGAGTTAGCGATGACTAAGAGACGTATGATGTGTGTGTTAGAACAGGCCAATTTCAGCAAAGGATACACATCGCAGAAGTAGTGATCTATCTCATTGGGCTCACAGAATGGTAAGAAGATGGTGAGAAGAAACTGACTGGCAGAGTGTATAAATCCCCCAGTGAAACAGGCTGTGATGATGGCATTACACCTTTGTCTGCTCATGATGATGGTGTAGTGCAGGGGCTTGCAGATGGTTGCATGGCGGTCATAGGCCATCCTTGTGAGGACAAAGATCTCAATGCCTCCAAAGAAATGGGTGGTAAACAGCTGTGTCATGCAGTTACTATAAGAAATGGTCTTCTTTTTTGCCAATAAGTCAATATTAATTTGGGTGTCACAGTGGGCGTGTAGCAAAGGTCAGAGAGTGAGAGGtaattaaggaagaaatacatgggttGGCCAATTAGTTGACTGCATGTGATAGAAATCATTATGAGCAAGTTTCCTATCCAAATAGCAatgtagcaaaataaaaataatacaaagcagAGGATTTCAATATT is part of the Equus quagga isolate Etosha38 unplaced genomic scaffold, UCLA_HA_Equagga_1.0 1100_RagTag, whole genome shotgun sequence genome and encodes:
- the LOC124232721 gene encoding LOW QUALITY PROTEIN: olfactory receptor 4P4-like (The sequence of the model RefSeq protein was modified relative to this genomic sequence to represent the inferred CDS: inserted 1 base in 1 codon; substituted 1 base at 1 genomic stop codon), which codes for MGKSSNVNVFIFSGLSKNRNIEILCFVLFLFCYIAIWIGNLLIMISITCSQLIGQPMYFFLNYLSLSDLCYTPTVTPKLXIDLLAKKKTISYSNCMTQLFTTHFFGGIEIFVLTRMAYDRHATICKPLHYTIIMSRQRCNAIITACFTGGFIHSASQFLLTIFLPFCEPNEIDHYFCDVYPLLKLACSNTHIIRLLVIANSGLIALVSFVVLMFYFFILYNIRAYSLETRSKALSTCSSHVAVVVLFFALALFIHIRLATTFPKDKALALFYTIIASMXNPLIYMLRNMEMKNALRKVLCHHKLLEEK